A region of Salinibacter sp. 10B DNA encodes the following proteins:
- a CDS encoding peroxidase family protein, with protein sequence MPSSYEITGSLLEVNSDAPLVGLLVEAYAVDAPQDRRLGGTLTDANGAFSLTVNEPLDPSSPPTIRFTAYIDGRSEVIHQTDPFTVESSPYDLGRLRIVPRTPEPAVPAYSAALGHELPDASAPSHSPLPFPRRFDALPAHQPPDEMLEHLGEPDGPMSERKSLWAENSYDSPNLPAGFTFFAQFLIHDLTYDLVQQASVDRLRKREQHGTSSLRLQSLYGPGPEMAPHLYAFYDHNHFSGRLLDSPAGTKQDLPRNRQGRALIADPRNTENVVLAQLHLALLRFHNHVVDLVASSGDHGRALFDQAKQQVRWHYQWALVHDFLPQIAGPEAVTDALERERRVEAPPTLPLEVAQGVLRYVYSQVRLKYRINEDATVSLVPADDTSDTLLRHHSQSIPSRLAIDWPRFFALGDTPTQPSKLIDTKITPAFLNLPLVEDPRPARRSVAVRFFLQGKRAGLPSGEDVARALGKRRTLPNTSVLRKLGLRATPLLYYVLAEAEHQYQESHDDQLGPVGGQLLADAVIRLLRADPQSYLNAHPNFRPASELTSADGSFGVGELVTGGTT encoded by the coding sequence GTGCCCTCGTCCTACGAAATTACTGGCTCGCTCCTGGAAGTGAATTCGGACGCCCCCCTCGTGGGACTGCTTGTCGAGGCCTACGCAGTGGATGCCCCCCAGGATCGGCGCCTCGGCGGGACGCTGACGGACGCAAACGGAGCCTTCAGCCTCACCGTCAATGAGCCGCTGGATCCCTCTTCCCCTCCCACAATCCGGTTCACCGCGTATATCGACGGGCGGTCGGAGGTTATTCATCAGACTGATCCCTTTACGGTCGAATCGTCGCCCTACGACCTGGGGCGCCTCCGCATCGTGCCTCGTACGCCGGAGCCGGCCGTTCCGGCCTATTCGGCGGCCTTGGGCCATGAGCTGCCCGACGCCAGCGCGCCGTCCCACTCCCCCCTGCCATTTCCGCGGCGCTTCGACGCCCTCCCCGCCCACCAGCCCCCGGACGAGATGCTAGAACATCTGGGCGAGCCGGACGGCCCAATGAGTGAACGCAAGTCTCTTTGGGCCGAAAACTCGTACGACAGCCCCAACCTCCCGGCCGGATTCACCTTCTTCGCCCAGTTTCTCATCCACGACCTAACCTATGACTTGGTGCAGCAGGCAAGCGTGGACCGATTGCGGAAGCGAGAGCAGCACGGCACCTCCTCCCTCCGGCTCCAATCCCTCTATGGACCCGGGCCCGAGATGGCCCCGCATCTGTACGCGTTCTATGATCACAACCACTTTTCCGGGCGCCTGCTGGACAGTCCGGCAGGCACCAAACAAGACCTGCCCCGCAACCGCCAGGGACGGGCGCTCATAGCGGACCCGCGGAATACAGAAAATGTCGTACTGGCCCAACTGCATCTAGCCCTTCTCCGCTTTCATAACCACGTGGTGGACCTCGTGGCCTCTTCTGGGGATCACGGACGGGCCCTCTTTGACCAGGCCAAACAGCAGGTGCGGTGGCACTATCAGTGGGCCCTGGTGCACGACTTTTTGCCACAAATTGCCGGACCCGAGGCAGTGACGGACGCCTTGGAACGAGAGCGTAGAGTCGAAGCGCCCCCCACCCTTCCACTTGAAGTGGCCCAGGGCGTTCTTCGGTACGTGTACTCACAGGTTCGACTCAAATACCGAATCAACGAAGACGCGACGGTCTCCCTGGTCCCCGCCGACGACACCTCAGACACGCTACTGCGTCACCACTCTCAGTCGATTCCGTCCCGACTGGCCATAGACTGGCCTCGATTCTTCGCCCTCGGCGACACGCCTACGCAGCCAAGCAAACTGATCGATACGAAAATCACGCCCGCCTTTCTGAACTTGCCGCTCGTCGAGGACCCTCGTCCGGCCCGGCGGTCCGTCGCGGTGCGCTTTTTCCTCCAGGGCAAGCGTGCCGGCCTGCCGTCGGGCGAGGACGTTGCCCGAGCGTTGGGCAAACGGAGAACGCTTCCCAATACGTCTGTCCTCCGAAAGCTGGGCCTCCGGGCAACGCCCCTCCTTTACTACGTTCTGGCCGAAGCCGAGCATCAGTATCAGGAATCTCACGACGACCAGCTTGGCCCCGTGGGCGGTCAGTTGCTTGCTGACGCAGTGATTCGCCTTCTCCGGGCCGATCCGCAGTCCTATCTCAATGCCCATCCCAACTTCCGACCCGCCTCCGAGCTTACGTCCGCCGACGGCTCCTTCGGGGTCGGAGAGCTTGTCACTGGGGGCACGACCTGA
- a CDS encoding polysaccharide deacetylase family protein: MSRLLFRLIVAIVFAVFARPALGQVGETTITKWQGGKTGAISITFDDGTINHFRVARPLLNERDLPGTFYIVTGALPGTQETGTFVGRSVENIIKETARDTTDAENFFERASAIRYLGYKGTYTYHMEAGGLYEQGRVQAAYDVIDEGYRKVRQGGHEKKDGSWDYPLSEYMYEVMAVEPGVELVTWEDLRSYDTDVHEFGSHTITHPYLAVMDAKNIRYELRESREAIRRHLGTAHTFSAEAPFGTKNERVMEIGHELYPALRNRMPRPYLTEIERGSDVQPGTTSTAYTLWQRGPLSDTPMTEMKRWVDVTQENDNIWLVLVFHGIEGIGWEPKSKAEMKEYLDYIDARTKDLWVATFADGTKYMQERMDARVSTERREDALTVTLTHSLGPRYDLPLTLRTYVPGAWSNIRVSQGDTQHEATLQTDEKGTYVQYQAQPNEGRIHIRNQ; this comes from the coding sequence ATGTCTCGACTTCTTTTTCGGCTCATCGTAGCCATCGTATTCGCAGTGTTTGCACGTCCGGCGCTGGGACAAGTGGGAGAGACCACCATTACGAAGTGGCAGGGAGGGAAGACCGGAGCGATCTCCATCACCTTCGACGATGGGACGATTAACCACTTCCGGGTTGCCCGTCCACTGCTGAACGAGCGGGACCTCCCGGGCACCTTCTACATTGTGACGGGGGCGCTTCCGGGCACCCAGGAGACGGGTACATTTGTGGGGCGGTCCGTGGAGAACATCATCAAAGAGACGGCCCGAGACACTACAGATGCCGAAAACTTCTTCGAACGGGCGTCGGCGATCCGGTACCTCGGGTACAAGGGGACCTACACGTACCACATGGAGGCGGGAGGGCTCTACGAGCAGGGCCGGGTGCAAGCGGCGTACGATGTGATTGACGAGGGATACCGCAAGGTGCGGCAGGGGGGCCATGAGAAGAAGGACGGGAGTTGGGACTATCCGCTGAGTGAGTACATGTATGAGGTGATGGCCGTAGAGCCAGGCGTGGAGCTCGTAACGTGGGAAGATCTTCGCTCCTACGATACTGACGTTCACGAATTTGGAAGTCACACAATCACCCACCCGTACCTGGCGGTGATGGACGCGAAGAACATCCGCTACGAGCTACGGGAGAGCCGAGAGGCCATCCGACGTCATCTCGGCACGGCCCACACGTTTTCGGCCGAAGCCCCGTTTGGCACGAAAAACGAACGTGTGATGGAGATCGGGCATGAGCTGTATCCCGCCCTTCGTAACCGCATGCCACGGCCCTATCTGACCGAGATCGAACGGGGAAGCGACGTACAGCCGGGGACGACGAGCACCGCCTACACGCTATGGCAACGGGGGCCGTTGTCCGATACTCCCATGACGGAGATGAAGCGGTGGGTGGATGTCACGCAGGAGAACGACAACATCTGGCTCGTGCTGGTTTTTCACGGCATCGAGGGCATTGGCTGGGAGCCAAAATCAAAGGCCGAGATGAAAGAGTACCTCGATTATATCGATGCTCGGACCAAGGATCTGTGGGTGGCGACGTTTGCCGATGGCACCAAGTACATGCAAGAACGGATGGATGCGCGTGTGTCGACCGAGCGCCGAGAGGATGCTCTTACGGTGACGCTTACCCACTCGCTTGGGCCCCGGTACGATCTCCCCCTTACCCTCAGAACGTACGTTCCCGGTGCCTGGTCAAACATTCGGGTCAGCCAGGGGGACACCCAACATGAGGCGACGCTCCAGACCGATGAGAAGGGGACGTACGTTCAGTATCAGGCGCAGCCAAATGAGGGGAGAATCCACATCAGGAACCAGTAG
- a CDS encoding DUF885 family protein, producing the protein MRILKVNRRDWSGIVLCAVLAFLVLPHVGRAQVNDDVLAFEPEPTSQLATYVEHYYADKEALDREYVLEEGTQYYDRMEQFYDRWLARMEEIDYARLSVDEAVDFILLRRNIRRDRRELRAARRSFQDVRSTVPFSDLIRSFQEKRSVGQDLRGQNLAKKLDRLARAIQKKRRALERGERLSPAHSRRAVEVAKNLRETLKNAYTFYEGYDPDVTWWAEEPYQHADSTLANYVTFLEEWRTDADVDKEGESGIVGTPVGEEELKARLRHAMIPYSPQALIDIAEKEYEWSLQQMRAASRELGYGEDWKAALDHVKNSYVPAGEQPELIHRLAIEATDFLEERDLLTIPELAKETWRMEMMSPERQLLSPYFLGGEIIWVSYPTNTMDHDAKMMSMRGNNPHFSKAVVHHELIPGHHLQGFYRDRYNVYRDHFATPFWTEGWALYWELQLWDKGFPDSPEDRIGMLFWRMHRSARIIFSLKFHLGQMSPQEAVDFLVEHVGHEDKNAEAEVRRSVAADYPPLYQAAYLLGGLQIRSLYKDMVVNGKMPPKEFHDTILKEGEMPIEMTRYLLRGEKPPKDFEPSWRFYEDFDYTDYRDGGG; encoded by the coding sequence GTGCGTATTCTCAAAGTGAATCGTCGAGACTGGTCCGGAATTGTGTTGTGTGCAGTGCTGGCGTTTTTGGTGCTGCCCCACGTAGGCCGAGCACAGGTGAACGACGACGTGTTGGCGTTCGAGCCGGAGCCGACGAGTCAGCTTGCCACGTACGTCGAGCACTACTACGCTGACAAAGAAGCGTTGGATCGAGAGTACGTGTTGGAGGAAGGGACCCAGTATTACGATCGCATGGAGCAATTTTATGATCGGTGGCTGGCCCGGATGGAGGAGATCGACTATGCTCGCCTATCGGTGGACGAGGCCGTGGATTTTATTTTGCTCCGTCGCAACATTCGGAGGGATCGGCGTGAGTTACGAGCAGCCCGCCGCTCGTTTCAGGATGTGCGTTCGACCGTGCCCTTTTCGGATCTCATTCGGTCGTTCCAGGAAAAGCGAAGTGTTGGACAGGATCTTCGGGGACAAAACCTTGCGAAGAAATTGGATCGCCTGGCTCGGGCCATTCAAAAGAAGAGACGGGCACTGGAACGGGGGGAGCGCCTGTCTCCCGCCCATTCGCGGCGGGCGGTAGAGGTGGCGAAGAATCTGCGGGAGACGCTTAAGAACGCCTACACGTTCTATGAGGGATACGATCCCGACGTAACCTGGTGGGCAGAAGAGCCCTATCAACACGCCGATTCGACCCTCGCCAACTATGTCACGTTTTTGGAGGAGTGGCGGACCGACGCGGATGTCGACAAAGAGGGCGAGAGTGGAATTGTGGGCACCCCGGTGGGGGAAGAGGAACTAAAGGCCCGGCTGCGGCACGCCATGATTCCGTACAGCCCGCAGGCACTGATTGATATCGCGGAGAAGGAGTACGAGTGGAGCCTGCAACAGATGCGCGCGGCCTCTCGGGAACTGGGGTACGGAGAGGACTGGAAAGCAGCACTCGATCACGTCAAAAACAGCTACGTTCCGGCGGGCGAACAGCCAGAACTCATCCACAGGCTGGCCATCGAGGCCACGGACTTTTTGGAGGAACGAGACCTACTCACCATTCCTGAACTGGCCAAGGAGACGTGGCGAATGGAGATGATGTCTCCGGAGCGGCAACTCCTTAGTCCGTACTTTCTGGGAGGTGAAATCATCTGGGTGTCCTATCCCACGAACACGATGGATCACGACGCGAAAATGATGAGCATGCGGGGAAACAATCCGCACTTTTCGAAGGCAGTGGTTCATCATGAGCTGATTCCGGGTCACCATCTGCAGGGGTTTTACCGTGACCGATACAATGTGTACCGGGACCATTTTGCCACGCCCTTTTGGACGGAGGGGTGGGCCCTGTACTGGGAACTGCAGCTCTGGGATAAGGGCTTTCCCGATTCGCCGGAGGACCGTATCGGGATGCTGTTTTGGCGGATGCATCGCAGTGCCCGCATCATTTTCTCCCTGAAGTTCCATCTAGGGCAAATGAGTCCCCAGGAGGCGGTCGACTTTCTTGTAGAACACGTGGGACACGAGGATAAGAATGCTGAGGCAGAGGTGCGGCGCTCCGTTGCGGCCGACTATCCGCCGCTCTATCAGGCGGCCTATCTCCTGGGCGGCCTGCAAATCCGATCCCTGTACAAAGACATGGTCGTCAATGGAAAGATGCCTCCGAAAGAGTTCCACGATACAATCCTGAAAGAAGGGGAAATGCCGATTGAAATGACCCGGTACCTTCTGAGGGGCGAAAAGCCGCCGAAGGACTTTGAGCCGTCGTGGAGGTTCTACGAGGATTTCGACTACACCGATTATAGGGACGGCGGTGGGTGA
- a CDS encoding SgcJ/EcaC family oxidoreductase — MVQSEGHGRWNGGSSSAPAGSSDSPTGVNSGASEPMIACPFLHRSPHALRPRMQLLPRFHTEPLNALVPRPLAYACIGLLLIGGCQSPSPPSSSEAIQKIEKVSAARAAAFNNEDAESIASYFTEDAVLMPPNQPADTGRAAVAAYYQSLFDAYDPELSSRYVDVAVSDSLAYGRGIATVTVTPEEGGDPVTSTSKYLNILEKQPDGTWKTTHDIWNANTPPATE, encoded by the coding sequence ATGGTTCAAAGTGAGGGACACGGCCGGTGGAACGGGGGTTCCTCATCCGCGCCCGCCGGATCCAGCGATTCTCCGACGGGTGTAAACTCCGGCGCGTCTGAACCGATGATCGCTTGCCCATTCTTGCATCGTTCCCCCCACGCCCTTCGTCCCCGGATGCAGCTTCTCCCCCGTTTCCATACTGAGCCGTTGAATGCTCTCGTCCCCCGCCCACTCGCGTACGCGTGCATCGGTCTCCTTCTCATTGGAGGGTGTCAATCTCCTTCCCCCCCTTCCTCCTCAGAAGCAATCCAAAAGATTGAGAAGGTGAGCGCCGCCCGAGCAGCTGCATTCAACAACGAGGATGCAGAGAGCATCGCCTCGTACTTTACAGAGGATGCCGTCCTGATGCCCCCAAACCAACCGGCCGACACCGGACGTGCCGCCGTCGCAGCGTACTACCAGTCTCTGTTCGATGCATACGACCCCGAACTTTCTAGTCGATACGTAGACGTTGCCGTCTCGGACTCCCTCGCGTACGGTCGGGGCATCGCGACGGTCACCGTAACCCCAGAAGAAGGAGGCGATCCGGTCACCTCTACGTCCAAGTACCTCAACATTCTTGAAAAACAGCCCGACGGCACGTGGAAAACCACCCACGACATCTGGAATGCAAACACGCCCCCGGCCACTGAGTAA
- a CDS encoding prolyl oligopeptidase family serine peptidase gives MTSSFQHRACTLLLALILGGAAPFIARAQPSSAPDTIRIQEGLSVRGGTHYNRSAVYRDTLLHQWVQGTLQPPTAGTPLSAQSPSTWSSITAGPNGYFEDPSLRGGYLYVSINADSAQTVLLNASGHSQALVNGIPHMGDVYDYGWGRQPIRLHEGPNHLYFRSERGRVRVQLLRSPTSFSIARSDMTMPDLRLDTREPTWGGVRVTNATAALDTTLVLRAQIAGGAPTVTPLPRLPARMTRKVSVRLPAYRPDTTGAVPLRLTLLRQDNSTRPLDTLQTTLDVVRSSQTHKRTFRSDIDGSVQYYSVVPPAGSSHTQERPTMVLSLHGASVEAPSQAGTYTAKPNTYIVAPTNRRPYGFDWEDWGRQNAVQTLRVAEERYGTSRSRTYLTGHSMGGHGTWHVGVTYPDRFAAIAPFAGYPNLRAYGRPGEQTTGTTVVEQQIERASNPSDTYALDRNLQDYGVYIVHGSEDEVVPTAHGRAMAETLSKFHRDFAYYEVPGAGHWWGSESLDFAPVFDYFRWHEIAPPSEQKTIRFTTANPGISARSHWAGIEAQHQPLAYSSITLTQDTTNGTITGTTDNVARLSLSLDRLSLPDTVRVRLDDDSLSLTGTAASADRLFLRHSETGWALTEAPSPDHKGPHRYGTFKSAIDHDVVLVYGTQGTAAETRWARRKARLDAETFWYRGNGTVDVLPDTAFAADAHPDRGVLLYGHADMNTAWSPLLGESPVQVKRGQLSIGSRSIDSNTLGAYFVRPRPQSDQASVGVVTGTGLPGLRSASATRYFRSAAGFPDLFVFDADMLINGQDSVRYWGYFGTDWSVEKGEILGPSTLHPNGSK, from the coding sequence ATGACCTCGTCTTTTCAGCATCGCGCATGTACTCTCCTTCTCGCCCTCATATTAGGAGGTGCAGCTCCGTTCATCGCTCGGGCACAGCCTTCGTCCGCCCCCGACACCATTCGGATACAGGAAGGCCTGAGCGTTCGGGGCGGGACCCACTACAACCGGTCTGCCGTCTATCGGGACACGCTTCTGCACCAGTGGGTCCAGGGAACGTTGCAGCCCCCCACAGCTGGCACTCCTCTCAGTGCACAGAGCCCCTCCACCTGGTCCTCCATTACAGCGGGGCCGAATGGATACTTCGAGGATCCGTCTCTCAGGGGCGGATATCTGTACGTGTCGATCAACGCGGACTCCGCCCAGACGGTGCTCCTGAATGCCTCGGGGCACAGCCAGGCGCTCGTGAATGGGATTCCTCATATGGGCGATGTCTATGATTACGGTTGGGGTCGTCAACCCATCCGGCTTCATGAGGGCCCCAATCATCTGTATTTCCGAAGCGAGCGGGGACGGGTGCGGGTCCAGCTTCTTCGCTCTCCGACGTCGTTTTCAATTGCCCGAAGCGACATGACGATGCCGGACCTCCGCCTCGACACACGTGAGCCCACCTGGGGCGGAGTGCGAGTCACCAACGCGACTGCTGCCCTCGACACGACCCTCGTCCTGCGGGCGCAGATCGCGGGGGGCGCCCCAACCGTAACTCCTCTTCCCCGCCTCCCCGCCCGCATGACCCGAAAGGTGTCGGTCCGTCTCCCCGCTTATCGTCCCGACACCACGGGCGCCGTTCCCCTCCGCCTGACCCTCCTCCGCCAGGACAACTCGACCCGGCCGCTCGACACGCTGCAGACGACCCTAGACGTGGTTCGATCCAGCCAAACCCACAAGCGCACGTTTCGCAGCGACATCGACGGCAGTGTGCAGTACTATAGCGTCGTACCCCCTGCCGGATCGTCGCACACCCAGGAGCGTCCCACAATGGTCCTTTCCCTGCACGGCGCCTCCGTCGAGGCCCCGAGCCAGGCGGGGACCTACACCGCAAAGCCAAATACGTACATCGTCGCCCCCACCAACCGACGCCCCTATGGCTTCGACTGGGAAGACTGGGGGCGCCAAAATGCCGTTCAGACGCTTCGTGTGGCCGAAGAACGGTACGGCACGAGTCGGAGCCGGACGTACCTGACCGGGCATTCGATGGGAGGACACGGAACCTGGCACGTCGGCGTCACCTATCCCGACCGGTTTGCCGCCATCGCCCCGTTTGCCGGCTACCCAAACCTTCGTGCCTACGGTCGGCCCGGCGAGCAAACCACGGGCACGACCGTCGTCGAACAACAAATCGAGCGGGCCAGCAACCCGAGCGATACGTACGCCCTCGACCGTAACCTTCAAGACTACGGCGTGTACATCGTCCACGGCTCGGAGGACGAGGTTGTGCCGACTGCTCACGGCCGCGCCATGGCCGAGACCCTCTCGAAATTCCACCGGGACTTTGCGTACTACGAGGTTCCCGGCGCCGGACACTGGTGGGGAAGCGAGAGTCTCGATTTTGCCCCTGTGTTCGACTACTTCCGATGGCACGAGATCGCTCCTCCCTCGGAGCAAAAAACCATTCGCTTCACAACAGCAAATCCCGGCATCAGCGCCCGCTCGCACTGGGCCGGCATTGAAGCGCAGCACCAGCCGCTTGCCTACAGCTCGATAACCCTCACCCAGGATACCACAAACGGCACCATCACGGGAACGACGGACAATGTGGCCCGCTTGTCCCTGTCGCTTGACCGCCTCAGCCTGCCCGACACCGTCCGAGTGCGCCTGGACGACGACAGCCTCTCGCTCACGGGCACAGCCGCCTCGGCCGACCGCCTCTTTCTCAGGCACAGCGAGACGGGGTGGGCCCTCACCGAAGCACCGTCTCCTGACCACAAAGGCCCCCATCGATACGGCACCTTCAAATCCGCCATCGACCACGACGTCGTTTTGGTCTACGGAACCCAGGGAACTGCCGCCGAAACCCGATGGGCACGCCGGAAGGCTCGACTCGACGCCGAGACGTTCTGGTACCGCGGCAATGGCACCGTCGACGTGCTGCCCGACACCGCCTTCGCCGCCGATGCGCATCCTGATCGGGGAGTCCTCCTCTACGGCCATGCGGACATGAACACCGCCTGGTCCCCCCTCCTTGGAGAAAGTCCAGTCCAGGTCAAGCGAGGCCAACTCAGCATTGGCTCACGCTCGATTGACAGCAACACTCTGGGGGCATACTTCGTGCGTCCGCGTCCCCAGAGCGATCAGGCCTCCGTTGGGGTTGTCACCGGCACAGGTCTTCCTGGATTGCGGTCGGCCTCGGCCACCCGGTACTTTCGCTCCGCCGCCGGCTTTCCCGATCTGTTCGTCTTCGACGCCGATATGCTGATCAACGGTCAGGACAGTGTGCGCTACTGGGGATATTTTGGAACCGACTGGAGCGTTGAGAAGGGGGAGATCCTTGGGCCGTCCACTCTTCATCCCAATGGTTCAAAGTGA
- a CDS encoding roadblock/LC7 domain-containing protein — protein MSAVKEIDDVLKSLESAIPSIIGTLVASGDGFVVTDTLSGSEAEEVAAMVATTASVSERMSATLSAGGVNETSIKGEERSIFLYRASEQGILAVIAEGESNVGMIHLRARETAKAIGEQLSAPAVT, from the coding sequence ATGTCAGCAGTCAAAGAGATCGACGACGTACTGAAGTCTCTTGAGAGCGCAATTCCGAGTATCATCGGGACGCTTGTTGCCTCTGGAGATGGGTTTGTTGTGACCGATACACTCTCAGGGTCAGAGGCGGAGGAGGTGGCGGCGATGGTGGCCACGACCGCCAGCGTGAGTGAGCGCATGTCCGCAACCCTTTCGGCAGGCGGCGTCAATGAGACGAGTATCAAAGGAGAAGAGCGGAGCATTTTTCTCTATCGCGCAAGCGAGCAGGGGATTCTGGCGGTCATAGCGGAAGGCGAATCGAACGTCGGCATGATTCACCTGCGTGCCCGTGAAACCGCCAAGGCCATTGGAGAGCAGCTTTCGGCCCCTGCGGTCACGTAA
- a CDS encoding GTPase gives MATKVVVTGPVCAGKTSFVRLLSQEDALSTEASVTSSIGKEETTVGMDIGQVGVGERSVKLFGTPGQNRFAYMWDILASGADGVLLLIPADRPQAVDDAKTIADDLPPVSSLPMGIGVTRSDLAETPVMPAVQRQFGSQAAFIERIDGRVAEECRGLLTALLETMEAVG, from the coding sequence ATGGCGACAAAGGTTGTGGTGACGGGACCGGTGTGTGCGGGGAAAACGAGCTTCGTTCGCCTCCTAAGCCAAGAGGATGCGCTCTCGACCGAGGCCTCGGTTACGTCTTCGATTGGAAAAGAAGAGACGACCGTCGGGATGGATATTGGGCAAGTAGGGGTCGGGGAACGAAGTGTCAAGTTGTTTGGGACGCCCGGGCAGAACCGTTTTGCGTACATGTGGGACATTCTTGCATCGGGGGCCGATGGCGTGCTGCTCCTCATTCCGGCCGACCGGCCGCAGGCCGTCGACGACGCCAAAACCATCGCGGATGATCTGCCGCCCGTCTCCTCTTTGCCCATGGGCATTGGGGTCACCCGATCCGATCTCGCCGAAACGCCTGTGATGCCGGCGGTGCAGCGACAGTTTGGTTCTCAGGCGGCGTTCATCGAGCGCATCGACGGACGGGTGGCCGAGGAGTGCCGGGGCTTGCTCACAGCCTTGCTTGAGACCATGGAGGCTGTTGGTTGA
- a CDS encoding protoglobin domain-containing protein: METRSERKSWTVQKEDIHAELAEMMELTPEEKTLLSELEGGAEKQAEALTEDFYSRLLAHENTAEYFEGEDMSERHAMIADWFVDLFSGEYGQEYVAQRLKIGHVHVQIGLPVRYPLSMIDVIMQHGRTVAEQSASPDAAEEAFQKVLSLDIAVFNQAYEDRQLKHLANLVGGERLARRLLTGVGD, from the coding sequence ATGGAAACTCGAAGCGAACGGAAGAGCTGGACGGTTCAGAAGGAAGACATTCACGCGGAGTTGGCCGAGATGATGGAGCTCACTCCAGAAGAAAAGACACTCCTTTCCGAACTGGAAGGGGGGGCTGAGAAGCAGGCAGAGGCACTTACGGAGGATTTTTATAGTCGCCTGCTCGCCCACGAAAACACGGCGGAGTACTTCGAGGGAGAGGACATGAGCGAGCGTCACGCGATGATTGCGGATTGGTTCGTTGATTTGTTTTCGGGCGAGTACGGACAAGAGTACGTTGCGCAGCGGCTCAAAATTGGGCACGTCCACGTTCAGATTGGACTGCCTGTGCGGTATCCGCTTTCCATGATCGATGTGATTATGCAGCACGGGAGGACAGTTGCGGAGCAGAGCGCATCTCCCGACGCAGCGGAAGAGGCTTTTCAGAAGGTGTTGTCCTTGGACATTGCCGTTTTCAACCAGGCCTACGAGGATCGACAGTTGAAGCATTTGGCAAACCTCGTTGGAGGGGAGCGGCTGGCCCGCCGTCTGCTCACAGGAGTCGGCGATTAA
- a CDS encoding HPP family protein: MLPSTRLQQVAGISAATVLLSGVLGVVLWATGRPFLFPSLGPTAFALAFQPGQHQARDVLGGHLCGVLGGLIAYTAIADGTVLTALPPAQSEAAARMAGSGVLSVGLTTAGMLGTQAVHAPACATTLIVSLGLLPTLQDGALIVASVTLLYGVDAGGRAIARTYRRGVHGIPGDDGRS; the protein is encoded by the coding sequence GTGCTTCCATCGACGCGCTTACAGCAAGTGGCAGGCATCAGTGCGGCCACTGTTCTGTTAAGTGGTGTTCTTGGGGTTGTGCTTTGGGCAACAGGACGCCCGTTTCTCTTTCCGAGTCTTGGGCCTACGGCGTTTGCCCTTGCCTTTCAGCCTGGGCAGCACCAGGCCAGGGACGTCTTGGGCGGTCATCTGTGCGGCGTTCTGGGAGGGCTAATCGCCTACACTGCCATTGCGGACGGGACAGTGCTCACGGCCTTACCGCCTGCGCAGTCCGAAGCGGCGGCTCGGATGGCCGGTAGCGGCGTCCTATCGGTTGGGCTCACGACAGCAGGAATGCTGGGAACGCAAGCCGTCCATGCTCCAGCGTGTGCGACGACACTGATCGTCTCCTTGGGATTGCTGCCGACACTTCAGGACGGAGCACTCATCGTGGCGTCGGTAACGCTCCTGTACGGTGTGGATGCAGGGGGGCGGGCCATTGCCCGCACGTACAGGAGGGGTGTGCATGGAATTCCCGGCGATGACGGCCGGTCCTGA